One part of the Sulfolobus tengchongensis genome encodes these proteins:
- a CDS encoding DNA-directed RNA polymerase, with protein MYKLIKARSIVRIPPSEFGKPLDEIALNELRQQYQEKIFKDLGLVLAILNVKASEEGTLVFGDGATYHEVEFEMLTYVPVVQEVIEGEVLQVDNYGIFVNLGAMDGLVHISQITDDTLKYDSVRGIIIGEKSKKIIQKGDKVRARIISVASTATGRLPRIALTMRQPYLGKIEWIVQTKK; from the coding sequence ATGTATAAACTTATTAAAGCCCGTAGCATAGTGAGGATTCCGCCTAGCGAGTTTGGAAAACCTTTGGATGAGATTGCTTTAAATGAATTAAGACAGCAGTATCAAGAGAAGATATTTAAGGATTTAGGGCTAGTGCTCGCTATACTAAATGTTAAAGCCAGTGAAGAAGGGACATTAGTATTTGGTGATGGTGCAACTTATCATGAAGTTGAGTTTGAAATGCTAACCTATGTTCCTGTAGTACAAGAAGTAATTGAAGGTGAAGTTCTTCAAGTCGATAACTATGGTATTTTTGTTAATCTTGGCGCAATGGATGGTCTTGTTCATATTTCCCAAATTACAGACGATACTTTGAAATATGATAGCGTAAGAGGAATAATAATAGGCGAAAAGTCTAAGAAGATTATTCAAAAAGGCGATAAAGTAAGAGCAAGGATTATAAGTGTAGCGTCTACTGCAACTGGCAGACTACCTAGAATTGCATTAACAATGAGACAGCCATATCTTGGTAAAATAGAATGGATAGTTCAAACTAAGAAGTGA
- a CDS encoding 2,3-bisphosphoglycerate-independent phosphoglycerate mutase: MKQYKILLVIADGLGDRPVTKLNGLTPLEAANKPAITDLLKSSIVGLMDPISPGVIAGSDTSHLSIFGLDPHIYYRGRGAFEALGAGATLNHGDVAFRGNFATVNDDFVVIDRRAGRKLEEGDDLVKELNEKIKEIDGVKVKFYKGTEHRVAVVLSGKGISDKISDTDPHFEGNKVLESRPLEDTVEAKRTAEIVNLLTRKIYDVLNSSDINKKRIERGEKPANIVLMRGAANYVKLPQFSSYTKLKAAAVSATALIKGICRELGMNVVTPPGATGGIDTDYNAKANAAIELLKENDFVFLHIKATDAASHDGLIEEKVKAIERIDKVIGSIVDKIGRDNLIIMFTGDHATPVEIKEHTGDPVPVLLYIPYPVVNDIVKDFNEKEVRKGSLRIRGLDVINILLNYSNRAEKYGA, from the coding sequence ATGAAACAATATAAGATCCTTCTAGTTATTGCAGATGGTTTAGGAGATAGACCAGTAACTAAGCTTAATGGACTAACCCCATTAGAGGCTGCTAATAAACCAGCCATTACTGATCTGCTTAAAAGTTCGATAGTAGGTTTAATGGATCCAATATCGCCCGGTGTAATAGCGGGAAGTGACACTTCGCATTTGTCGATCTTTGGTTTAGATCCTCATATATATTATAGAGGGAGAGGAGCTTTCGAGGCACTAGGAGCTGGTGCCACGCTTAATCACGGAGATGTTGCATTTAGAGGAAATTTTGCTACTGTAAATGATGATTTTGTAGTAATTGATAGAAGAGCTGGAAGGAAATTGGAAGAGGGAGACGATCTCGTAAAGGAGTTAAACGAAAAGATTAAGGAAATTGATGGAGTAAAGGTTAAATTCTACAAGGGTACTGAACACAGAGTTGCAGTAGTATTATCTGGGAAAGGGATAAGTGACAAAATATCTGATACTGATCCACATTTTGAAGGTAATAAAGTACTGGAAAGCCGACCATTAGAGGATACAGTAGAGGCTAAGAGAACTGCTGAAATAGTTAACTTACTTACCCGTAAGATATACGATGTCTTAAATTCTTCCGATATAAACAAAAAGAGAATAGAACGAGGAGAAAAGCCTGCTAATATTGTACTAATGAGAGGAGCTGCTAATTACGTTAAATTACCACAATTTTCTAGTTACACTAAACTTAAAGCTGCAGCTGTCTCCGCTACTGCGCTAATAAAAGGAATATGTAGAGAACTTGGAATGAATGTGGTAACTCCACCTGGAGCTACTGGTGGCATCGATACTGATTATAATGCCAAGGCCAATGCTGCAATCGAGCTATTAAAGGAAAACGATTTCGTCTTTTTGCACATTAAGGCAACAGATGCTGCTTCTCATGATGGACTAATAGAGGAAAAAGTGAAGGCTATAGAGAGAATAGACAAGGTAATAGGCTCTATTGTCGATAAAATAGGAAGGGACAATCTAATAATCATGTTTACTGGAGATCATGCGACTCCAGTAGAGATTAAAGAACATACGGGAGACCCAGTTCCAGTTCTTCTCTATATACCTTATCCGGTAGTAAATGACATTGTTAAAGATTTTAATGAAAAAGAGGTTAGAAAAGGGAGTCTGAGAATAAGGGGATTGGACGTAATAAATATATTATTGAACTACTCTAATAGAGCAGAGAAATACGGAGCATAA
- a CDS encoding GTP-dependent dephospho-CoA kinase family protein, translated as MEIRDNSKINLCFIFNNLNIRRELSRPYGILFVNNTLFLNFIYKSKRLGAKIITVGDYVSHILEENNVNPFLEIIDGKTKRTIKQHNPLSRSKEYKILNEAGVIRLELFDFIKNILKKDGGVIFVDGEEDLLVIPAVLGSDDGDLIIYGQPNSGAVVIIVNEMIRWRVKDLLEKTTIGIC; from the coding sequence GTGGAGATACGCGATAATAGTAAAATAAATCTATGTTTTATTTTTAATAATTTAAATATAAGAAGAGAGCTCTCTAGGCCATATGGTATTCTCTTTGTGAATAACACTTTATTTTTAAATTTCATATACAAATCGAAAAGATTAGGGGCAAAGATAATAACTGTAGGAGATTATGTAAGTCACATCTTAGAGGAAAATAATGTAAATCCTTTTTTGGAGATTATTGATGGAAAAACTAAGAGAACTATTAAACAACATAATCCCCTTTCGAGGTCTAAGGAATATAAAATATTAAATGAAGCTGGAGTTATAAGATTGGAATTATTTGACTTTATAAAGAATATATTAAAAAAAGATGGAGGAGTAATTTTTGTAGATGGAGAAGAGGACCTATTGGTAATTCCAGCTGTTTTAGGTTCTGATGATGGTGACTTAATAATTTATGGGCAACCTAACTCAGGCGCAGTAGTAATTATTGTGAATGAGATGATAAGATGGAGAGTTAAAGATCTTTTAGAAAAAACAACTATCGGAATTTGTTAA
- a CDS encoding PIN domain-containing protein: protein MGVNRNLNILVDTNILLYIYDGLDPFNRVIEFTDYKPNFFIHSLVLKELDILSNKNEKGFIIIARVRIAKKYLETYRNMWSLISDYEDLPTDEALIRTAISHNMFIFTNDKELKNKAIKNGVGVLFLKERSKIIKSLYPI from the coding sequence ATGGGGGTTAATAGAAATTTAAATATCCTAGTAGATACCAACATTCTGTTGTACATATATGATGGATTAGATCCTTTTAATAGAGTGATCGAGTTTACTGATTATAAACCAAATTTTTTCATTCATTCCTTGGTTTTAAAAGAATTGGATATATTGTCAAATAAGAATGAAAAAGGCTTTATTATTATTGCAAGGGTGAGAATAGCAAAAAAATATCTAGAAACATATAGAAATATGTGGAGTTTAATAAGTGATTATGAAGATTTACCTACAGACGAAGCATTAATAAGAACTGCAATCAGTCATAATATGTTTATATTTACTAATGATAAGGAATTAAAAAATAAAGCAATTAAAAATGGTGTAGGAGTTTTATTTCTTAAAGAGAGGAGTAAAATTATAAAATCCTTATATCCAATCTAA
- the spt4 gene encoding transcription elongation factor subunit Spt4 has translation MAKKSIFKACKNCKALVQPDQDVCPVCGGTSFTDDWDGIIIIIDSESEIAKITEASKPWRYAIIVK, from the coding sequence ATGGCGAAGAAATCTATTTTTAAAGCTTGTAAAAACTGTAAAGCCCTAGTACAGCCAGACCAAGATGTATGCCCGGTATGCGGAGGGACAAGCTTTACAGATGACTGGGACGGAATAATTATTATCATAGATTCTGAGTCAGAAATCGCAAAAATAACAGAGGCTAGTAAACCGTGGAGATACGCGATAATAGTAAAATAA
- the rgy gene encoding reverse gyrase produces the protein MTKLNEIPPSIYSKSCPNCEGDITAERLFNGSVCNICLKEEREFNSITGLIETLYANNNLKKLNKLYNIFKEYSKVEEIFRKVLNDSKPIGPQRSWIIRFLRGESFAIIAPPGLGKTTFGLIMSLYNATLNKKSIIVFPTRTLISQTVGRLVKFSENYSFSPRILYNKPSNTQSEDVLKQLKNGDFDIFISTSRYVIQNLQHLSEVNFDFFFVDDVDAALKSGKSAKAILQLVGFTDEDIQKTMKLLRENIQDEEKFEKIREIREARLKNKVVVFSSATISRGNPTLSTLMGFRPGSSLIYLRNIYDSYVDLTQICKNQVGEECVLDTLIRLIKRLNDGTLIYVPIDKGIAYAEKLASILKEYNINAEAITSSSISKLEKFEKGEINVLVGVATHYGVLVRGIDIPWRVKYAVFVGIPKFKFKIGENMHPLALTRILSLIYLVKNDDKIKKLLGYIRRKLRRMSPSALAMLARDIKEGRIEDEMLKEAYKLVNEYLKDNDLLQRISVVGDVVVQGDYILMPDYLTYVQASGRTSRLYGANLTTGLSVLFIDNFRLFEILDKKLNLILDEIRWNPLNLETNELGHENLDNIIMRIAEERENVRKFKKEGHVEPSTLKVKTTLFIVESPNKAKTISNFFSKPSSRSYGKVKVYETVLGDRILIVAASGGHIYDLIAEEKKEEEKGIGKNVYGVLIEDNKYIPIYSTIKRCSNGHQIVMDLVENRCPICGSPIVMDKTEIVSILRELALEADEVLIGTDPDTEGEKIAWDIYLALRPFNSNIRRAEFHEVTRRAILNAIQNPREFSNNLIKAQIVRRIEDRWIGFKLSKKLQTDFWREVYCRKYELDRCDDENRNLSAGRVQTPVLDWVVRRYEDYKNKKKRYFVIEVSGQENKVGLQLNLLALKRNDINISKGSNINVLIENIETREEDFGPLPPYTTDTLLTDAANLLRISSAETMKIAQDLFELGLITYHRTDSTRISNVGISIAESYLKSRQIDVSRVFRPRTWGEGGAHEAIRPTKPLDETMLKAAIEQGDLELSKQLTFNHFRVYNLIFRRFITSQLPPLTITKQVIKIKAYSDDNSELELNEKEKELIIGYKLKEGDEFKQMLQEAIYFPFRISSPLNEDIKGQVFPAKIVRTLSKSEVQLYTEGELVSEMKRKQIGRPSTYATIISTLKKRRYVIESRNLKKIVPTKLGKEVRDYLINNYRQVVDENRTVELLLKMNEIEEGKVDYLDVLKELYNEIQTIS, from the coding sequence TTGACAAAGTTAAATGAGATTCCTCCTTCAATATATAGCAAATCTTGTCCTAATTGTGAAGGAGATATAACAGCTGAAAGGTTATTTAACGGATCAGTATGTAACATTTGCCTAAAAGAGGAAAGAGAGTTTAATAGTATAACGGGACTTATTGAAACGCTTTATGCCAATAATAATCTAAAAAAACTTAATAAATTATATAATATATTTAAAGAATATAGCAAAGTTGAGGAAATCTTTAGAAAAGTATTAAACGATTCGAAACCAATAGGCCCCCAAAGATCGTGGATAATAAGATTCTTGAGGGGGGAGAGCTTTGCTATAATAGCCCCCCCTGGTTTGGGTAAGACCACTTTCGGTCTAATAATGTCCCTATATAATGCTACTCTCAATAAAAAATCAATAATAGTTTTTCCTACTAGAACTTTAATTTCACAAACTGTCGGTAGACTTGTTAAATTTTCGGAAAACTACTCATTTTCTCCGAGGATACTTTATAACAAACCATCAAATACTCAGTCTGAGGACGTGTTAAAACAGCTTAAGAACGGGGATTTTGATATTTTTATATCCACTAGTAGATATGTGATTCAAAACCTTCAACACTTGTCTGAGGTAAATTTTGATTTCTTTTTCGTTGACGACGTTGATGCCGCGTTAAAATCTGGTAAAAGTGCAAAAGCGATACTTCAGTTAGTTGGTTTTACGGATGAGGATATTCAGAAGACTATGAAATTATTAAGAGAAAATATACAAGATGAAGAGAAATTCGAAAAAATACGAGAAATTAGAGAAGCTAGATTAAAAAATAAAGTAGTTGTTTTTTCTTCAGCGACAATAAGTAGGGGAAATCCTACTCTTTCTACACTTATGGGATTTAGGCCTGGCAGTTCTCTAATTTACTTAAGGAATATTTATGACTCTTACGTTGATTTAACTCAAATCTGTAAGAACCAAGTAGGTGAAGAATGTGTTCTTGACACGTTAATTAGGCTAATTAAACGACTTAATGATGGCACCTTGATTTATGTACCAATTGATAAAGGTATAGCTTACGCAGAAAAATTAGCCTCAATATTAAAAGAGTATAATATTAATGCAGAAGCTATAACATCTTCCTCCATATCTAAGTTAGAGAAGTTTGAGAAAGGAGAAATAAATGTCTTAGTCGGAGTGGCAACCCATTACGGAGTTCTAGTTAGGGGAATTGACATACCTTGGAGGGTAAAGTATGCAGTATTCGTAGGGATACCTAAATTCAAATTCAAAATCGGCGAAAATATGCATCCATTAGCATTAACCAGAATACTAAGTTTAATATACCTAGTCAAAAATGATGACAAAATAAAGAAACTCTTAGGTTATATACGTAGAAAATTAAGAAGAATGAGTCCGTCAGCGTTAGCCATGTTAGCTAGAGATATAAAAGAAGGAAGGATCGAGGATGAGATGCTAAAAGAGGCGTATAAATTAGTTAATGAATATCTAAAGGATAATGATCTTTTACAAAGGATATCTGTAGTTGGGGATGTAGTGGTACAAGGCGATTATATTCTAATGCCGGATTATCTGACATATGTTCAAGCTAGTGGAAGAACTTCGAGATTATATGGTGCAAATTTGACCACTGGTCTCTCGGTATTATTTATAGATAATTTTAGATTATTCGAAATACTCGATAAGAAGTTAAATCTAATTTTGGATGAGATAAGATGGAATCCATTAAATCTTGAGACAAATGAATTAGGACATGAAAACTTAGACAATATTATTATGAGAATAGCGGAAGAAAGAGAAAACGTAAGGAAATTTAAGAAGGAAGGACATGTGGAACCATCTACACTTAAAGTTAAAACCACACTGTTTATAGTGGAATCTCCTAATAAGGCTAAAACGATTTCCAATTTCTTCTCTAAGCCTTCTTCAAGATCTTATGGTAAGGTTAAAGTATATGAGACAGTACTTGGTGATAGAATCTTAATTGTTGCTGCAAGTGGTGGACATATTTATGATTTAATAGCTGAAGAGAAAAAAGAAGAAGAGAAAGGTATTGGTAAGAATGTTTATGGTGTCTTGATCGAAGATAACAAGTATATCCCAATCTATTCCACTATAAAGAGATGTAGCAATGGTCATCAAATAGTTATGGATTTAGTGGAGAATAGATGCCCCATTTGCGGTTCACCAATAGTTATGGATAAGACTGAGATAGTTAGTATATTGAGGGAACTTGCTCTAGAAGCTGACGAAGTTCTAATAGGTACTGATCCAGATACTGAAGGAGAAAAAATTGCTTGGGATATATACTTAGCATTACGACCATTTAATAGTAATATAAGAAGGGCAGAGTTTCATGAAGTTACTAGAAGAGCTATACTTAATGCGATACAAAATCCTAGGGAATTCAGCAATAATTTGATTAAAGCTCAGATAGTCAGAAGAATAGAAGATAGATGGATAGGGTTTAAATTATCTAAAAAATTACAAACTGACTTTTGGAGAGAGGTGTATTGCAGGAAATATGAACTTGATAGATGCGATGATGAGAATCGTAATTTAAGCGCTGGTAGAGTTCAGACCCCAGTGCTAGATTGGGTGGTTAGGAGATATGAGGATTATAAGAATAAAAAGAAAAGATACTTCGTAATAGAAGTATCGGGTCAAGAAAATAAAGTCGGTTTACAGTTAAATTTATTAGCACTAAAGAGAAATGATATAAATATTTCGAAAGGAAGTAATATAAATGTATTAATTGAGAATATAGAAACAAGAGAAGAGGACTTTGGTCCCTTACCCCCTTATACTACGGATACGTTATTAACGGATGCTGCGAATCTTTTAAGAATTTCGTCAGCTGAAACGATGAAAATAGCTCAAGATCTTTTCGAACTGGGTTTAATTACATATCATAGAACTGATAGCACTAGAATATCGAATGTAGGTATAAGCATTGCTGAAAGCTATCTAAAGTCAAGGCAAATTGATGTATCTAGGGTATTTAGACCTAGAACCTGGGGAGAGGGAGGTGCGCACGAGGCTATAAGACCAACTAAACCTTTAGATGAGACAATGTTAAAAGCGGCGATAGAACAAGGAGATCTAGAGCTTTCTAAACAGCTGACATTTAATCATTTTAGGGTTTATAATTTAATATTTAGAAGATTTATTACGAGTCAATTACCGCCCTTAACAATAACGAAGCAGGTAATTAAGATAAAAGCTTATAGTGATGATAACAGTGAATTAGAGTTAAATGAGAAAGAAAAAGAATTAATTATCGGATATAAACTAAAAGAAGGAGATGAATTTAAACAAATGTTACAAGAGGCAATATATTTCCCATTTAGGATTTCCTCTCCTTTAAATGAAGATATAAAAGGTCAAGTTTTTCCTGCGAAGATAGTTAGAACACTAAGCAAAAGTGAGGTACAGTTATATACTGAAGGAGAGTTGGTAAGTGAGATGAAACGTAAACAAATCGGAAGACCGAGTACATACGCAACTATAATATCTACTTTAAAGAAAAGGAGATATGTGATAGAATCTAGAAACTTAAAGAAAATAGTGCCAACTAAGTTAGGTAAAGAGGTTAGAGATTATCTTATTAACAATTATAGGCAGGTAGTGGATGAGAATAGGACTGTGGAACTATTACTTAAAATGAATGAAATTGAGGAAGGTAAAGTTGATTACTTAGATGTCCTAAAAGAGTTATATAATGAAATACAAACAATTAGTTAA
- a CDS encoding CDC48 family AAA ATPase — protein MSQQLKFRVVEARQRDVGRKVARITDYAMSKLGIENGDYIEITGPSGSALAQALIGDGIGDNEIRIDGYIRRSIGVGIGDEVTVKRAQVQDGTKVILAPTQPISFSQSFVEYVKDWLMDKPLSRGETISVPTYVGSIDFVVVSTQPSSSIRVTGRTSLEIRQEPAKEAGAFPKVTWEDIGDLEDVKEKIREIVELPMRHPEIFQHLGIEPPKGILLYGPPGVGKTLLARALANEIGAYFTSINGPEIMSKFYGESEQRLREIFEEAEKNAPAIIFIDEIDAIAPKREEVTGEVEKRVVAQLLTLMDGIKGRGKVIVIGATNRPDAVDPALRRPGRFDREIEIRPPDAKARKEILQVHTRNMPLSDDVDLDKIAEQTHGYTGADLAALAREAAMNALRRFIRDRNINLEQEQIPVDVLKELKVTMQDFINAMKFIQPTLLREVYVEVPKVKWEDIGGLEEAKQQLREAVEWPLKFPEMFEKLGIRPPKGILLFGPPGTGKTMLAKAVATESGANFIAIRGPEILSKWVGESEKAVREIFRRARQTAPCVIFFDEIDSIAPMRGFAHDSGVTERIVNQLLAEMDGIQQLNRVVVIAATNRPDILDPALLRPGRFDRLIYVPPPDEKARLEILKIYTKTLPIDSNINLEELAKKLEGYTGADIEALTREATMKVLRQKYYKCMEISRSQCKENPECIDKSVKTCMNNIDIKITMQDFLDTMKVVTPSLSKADIMRYENMAKEIKRAVIG, from the coding sequence ATGTCTCAACAATTGAAATTCAGAGTTGTTGAAGCTAGGCAAAGAGATGTTGGCCGGAAGGTAGCTAGAATAACTGATTACGCAATGAGCAAGCTAGGTATTGAAAACGGAGATTACATAGAAATTACTGGACCATCTGGCTCCGCACTAGCCCAAGCACTAATAGGAGATGGTATTGGAGATAATGAGATAAGAATTGATGGATACATTAGAAGATCTATAGGAGTTGGTATTGGAGATGAAGTAACAGTAAAAAGAGCTCAAGTTCAAGATGGTACTAAAGTAATATTAGCACCTACACAACCAATATCATTTAGCCAGAGCTTCGTAGAATATGTAAAAGATTGGCTAATGGATAAACCATTAAGTAGAGGAGAAACAATTTCAGTACCTACTTACGTTGGATCCATAGACTTCGTTGTAGTATCTACTCAACCATCTTCCTCAATAAGAGTTACTGGAAGAACCTCATTAGAAATAAGACAGGAACCTGCAAAAGAAGCTGGAGCATTTCCAAAAGTGACTTGGGAAGATATAGGAGACCTAGAGGACGTTAAGGAAAAAATTAGAGAGATAGTCGAATTGCCTATGAGACATCCAGAAATTTTCCAACATTTAGGAATAGAACCTCCTAAAGGCATTCTATTATACGGACCACCAGGTGTTGGCAAAACTTTGCTTGCAAGAGCGTTAGCAAATGAAATTGGCGCTTACTTCACTTCGATTAACGGACCGGAAATAATGAGTAAATTTTATGGAGAAAGCGAGCAGAGATTAAGAGAGATATTTGAGGAAGCTGAGAAAAACGCTCCTGCTATAATATTTATAGATGAAATAGACGCAATAGCCCCAAAGAGAGAAGAAGTAACTGGAGAGGTTGAAAAAAGAGTTGTGGCACAGCTTCTCACACTAATGGATGGAATAAAGGGAAGAGGAAAGGTAATTGTGATAGGAGCAACTAATAGACCGGATGCAGTTGACCCAGCATTAAGGAGACCTGGAAGATTTGATAGAGAAATAGAAATTAGACCACCAGATGCAAAAGCTAGAAAAGAGATATTACAAGTTCATACTAGAAATATGCCCTTATCTGATGATGTTGACCTAGATAAGATAGCAGAACAAACACATGGTTATACTGGAGCTGATCTTGCAGCATTAGCAAGAGAAGCTGCAATGAACGCATTAAGAAGATTCATTAGAGATCGTAATATTAACCTAGAACAAGAACAAATACCAGTCGACGTATTGAAGGAATTGAAAGTGACTATGCAAGATTTTATCAACGCAATGAAATTCATACAACCTACATTGCTAAGAGAGGTTTACGTAGAAGTTCCAAAAGTGAAATGGGAAGATATAGGAGGTTTAGAAGAAGCAAAGCAGCAACTAAGAGAAGCGGTAGAATGGCCATTAAAGTTCCCAGAGATGTTTGAAAAATTAGGAATTAGGCCACCTAAGGGTATATTGTTATTTGGTCCGCCGGGAACTGGTAAGACTATGTTAGCAAAGGCCGTGGCGACAGAGAGTGGAGCAAACTTCATAGCAATAAGGGGACCAGAAATACTATCAAAATGGGTAGGAGAAAGTGAAAAAGCCGTAAGAGAAATATTCCGAAGAGCCAGACAAACTGCACCATGTGTAATATTCTTCGATGAGATAGACTCGATAGCCCCTATGAGAGGTTTTGCACACGATTCAGGCGTAACAGAAAGGATAGTAAATCAGTTACTAGCTGAAATGGACGGAATTCAACAATTAAATAGAGTAGTTGTAATAGCTGCAACGAATAGGCCAGACATACTAGATCCAGCGCTACTAAGACCTGGAAGATTTGATAGACTAATATATGTTCCTCCGCCTGATGAAAAGGCTAGGTTAGAAATACTTAAAATATATACAAAAACATTACCCATAGATTCTAATATAAACCTAGAAGAACTTGCAAAGAAACTTGAGGGTTATACGGGAGCTGATATAGAAGCGCTAACCAGAGAAGCTACAATGAAAGTGCTTAGACAAAAATACTATAAATGTATGGAGATTTCTAGAAGTCAATGTAAAGAAAATCCAGAGTGTATTGATAAATCAGTAAAGACTTGCATGAATAATATCGATATAAAGATTACAATGCAAGACTTTCTAGATACTATGAAAGTTGTAACGCCAAGTCTAAGTAAAGCTGACATTATGAGATATGAGAATATGGCGAAAGAGATTAAAAGGGCGGTAATAGGATGA